The following coding sequences are from one uncultured Desulfobacter sp. window:
- a CDS encoding aldehyde dehydrogenase family protein: MEHKIDQQYALYINGEWIAPKTGETFTTTSPADGRVLATCADAGPEDVDLAYKAAQQAFETWKKVSPQQRAGLLLKIADVIDENTDHLAQVETLDNGKPIRETRNIDIPMAADHFRYFASAVRTEEGSATMIDDKTMSIILNEPIGVVGQIIPWNFPFLMAAWKIAPALAAGDTVVIKPSSDTSLSLLELAKLLTDILPPGVVNVVTGKGRTTGNAILSHPGFDKLAFTGSTDVGYQIADAAAKKLIPATLELGGKSANIFFPDCPWDKAVEGALLGILFNQGQVCCAGSRIFVHEEIYDKFLTEIKARFEAVKVGLPWQEDTIMGAQINERQTQKILSHIEAAKLEGAKVITGGVRLTDGELGKGSFLAPTILACANNRMTVTQQEIFGPVVCVIKFKDEQEVIDMANDSIYGLGGAVWTRDINRAMRVARSVETGRMWVNTYNQLPAHAPFGGYKKSGIGRENHKMMLSHYSQSKNIFISLDENPTGLY; encoded by the coding sequence ATGGAACATAAAATAGATCAACAATACGCCTTATACATAAACGGTGAATGGATTGCGCCCAAAACGGGAGAAACCTTTACCACAACAAGCCCGGCCGACGGCAGGGTCCTTGCCACCTGTGCAGATGCAGGCCCAGAGGATGTAGACCTTGCTTACAAGGCGGCACAACAGGCATTTGAAACCTGGAAAAAAGTATCCCCCCAGCAACGGGCCGGGCTGCTGCTCAAAATAGCCGATGTTATCGATGAAAACACAGACCATCTGGCCCAGGTAGAGACCCTTGACAACGGCAAGCCGATCCGGGAGACCCGGAATATCGACATCCCGATGGCGGCAGATCATTTTCGCTACTTTGCCTCAGCGGTGCGCACCGAAGAGGGCTCTGCCACCATGATCGACGACAAGACCATGAGCATCATCCTAAACGAGCCCATCGGCGTGGTCGGCCAGATCATCCCCTGGAATTTTCCCTTCCTCATGGCGGCCTGGAAAATTGCACCGGCCCTGGCCGCCGGGGATACCGTGGTCATCAAGCCCTCTTCTGATACCAGTCTGAGCCTGCTTGAACTGGCAAAGCTGTTGACGGATATCCTGCCTCCGGGCGTCGTCAATGTGGTCACAGGCAAAGGACGCACCACAGGCAATGCCATCTTGTCCCATCCCGGATTTGACAAACTGGCCTTCACAGGTTCCACAGATGTCGGCTACCAGATCGCCGATGCCGCTGCCAAAAAGCTGATTCCCGCCACCCTGGAACTTGGCGGAAAATCTGCGAATATATTTTTCCCTGACTGCCCCTGGGATAAGGCTGTGGAAGGCGCCCTCTTGGGTATCTTGTTTAACCAGGGGCAGGTCTGCTGTGCAGGCTCCAGAATTTTTGTCCATGAAGAGATCTATGACAAATTCCTGACCGAAATAAAGGCGCGATTTGAAGCAGTTAAGGTCGGGCTTCCCTGGCAGGAGGATACGATCATGGGTGCACAGATCAATGAACGGCAGACCCAGAAAATCCTGAGCCACATAGAAGCGGCAAAGCTTGAGGGCGCAAAGGTCATCACCGGCGGCGTACGGCTGACCGACGGCGAACTTGGCAAAGGTAGTTTTCTTGCGCCCACCATTCTGGCATGTGCAAACAATCGGATGACCGTGACCCAGCAGGAGATCTTTGGCCCCGTGGTCTGCGTGATCAAATTCAAAGATGAGCAGGAAGTCATTGACATGGCCAACGACAGCATCTACGGGCTGGGCGGTGCCGTATGGACCCGGGACATCAACCGTGCCATGCGGGTTGCACGGTCTGTGGAAACCGGACGTATGTGGGTCAATACCTATAACCAATTGCCGGCCCATGCCCCCTTTGGCGGATACAAAAAGTCCGGCATCGGCCGTGAGAATCATAAAATGATGCTGTCCCACTACAGCCAGTCCAAGAACATCTTTATCAGCCTGGACGAAAATCCCACCGGGCTGTATTGA
- a CDS encoding HDOD domain-containing protein, translated as MTNFEKMAQEIENLTPITAVTMSLLKVVEDPTKTMDDVTNIIQYDPAITADVLRTANSAYFGLKFPAETVSDAARMLGTNRLVELVLLKVASKIIQGPLGGYNMHEGALWQHSVASAIMAKQLAVQLGLSHPCSIFTAALLKDIGKTVMDKYVQNAYKKIYNLVIHENFSFMEAEKQVIGVDHAELGGMMARIWNFSPKMVMIIKNHHLSQEGTAKDKETIVVYLADCICMMMGMGVGADGLAYRFHHQAVEEIGISADEISTIIANFIPLMKEVAQLLKMI; from the coding sequence ATGACAAACTTTGAGAAAATGGCCCAGGAAATAGAAAACTTAACGCCCATCACCGCCGTGACCATGTCTCTTTTGAAGGTTGTGGAAGACCCCACCAAGACCATGGACGATGTAACCAATATTATCCAGTATGATCCGGCCATCACCGCAGATGTCCTTCGAACTGCCAATTCTGCATACTTTGGGTTGAAATTCCCCGCTGAGACCGTTTCGGACGCGGCCAGGATGCTGGGCACCAACAGACTTGTGGAGCTTGTATTGCTGAAAGTGGCGTCCAAGATAATACAAGGGCCCCTGGGCGGATACAATATGCATGAAGGGGCGTTGTGGCAACATTCAGTAGCCTCGGCCATCATGGCCAAACAGCTGGCGGTCCAACTCGGACTATCCCATCCGTGCAGCATATTTACCGCAGCCCTTCTCAAGGATATCGGTAAAACCGTGATGGATAAATATGTCCAAAACGCATATAAAAAAATTTACAATCTGGTGATCCATGAAAATTTCAGTTTCATGGAGGCGGAGAAGCAAGTAATCGGCGTGGACCACGCAGAACTTGGCGGGATGATGGCCCGGATATGGAATTTTTCTCCCAAAATGGTAATGATCATCAAAAATCACCATCTCTCCCAGGAAGGCACGGCAAAGGACAAAGAGACCATCGTCGTCTACCTGGCCGACTGTATATGCATGATGATGGGCATGGGCGTCGGCGCAGACGGCCTGGCCTACAGGTTCCACCATCAGGCCGTTGAAGAGATTGGCATTTCAGCAGATGAAATCTCAACCATCATCGCGAACTTCATCCCTCTGATGAAGGAGGTGGCACAACTGTTGAAGATGATCTGA
- a CDS encoding chemotaxis protein CheD, which yields MQHIVGIGEMKVSNQVGDTIAAPSIGSGIVLVVYDPEAKVGGILHYMLPDASIDETNAKNQPLMFADTGIPALFKQAYMLGADKNRIRIFAAGGAQIINQEREFNIGQRNYTALAQILTRENVALWKQAVGGNFNRTVAIDITTGHISLKTSGQGEVEL from the coding sequence ATGCAACATATTGTAGGTATAGGAGAGATGAAAGTCAGTAATCAGGTGGGCGATACCATTGCGGCCCCCTCAATCGGTTCCGGCATCGTGCTTGTGGTATATGACCCGGAAGCAAAGGTGGGGGGGATACTTCATTATATGCTGCCGGACGCTTCCATTGACGAAACCAACGCAAAAAATCAGCCGCTCATGTTTGCTGACACCGGGATTCCCGCATTATTTAAACAGGCATATATGCTGGGTGCTGACAAAAACAGGATCAGGATATTTGCTGCCGGGGGTGCCCAAATTATTAACCAGGAAAGGGAATTTAATATTGGACAACGCAATTATACCGCCCTGGCGCAAATATTGACCCGTGAAAATGTTGCCCTCTGGAAACAGGCAGTGGGGGGGAATTTTAACCGGACCGTCGCAATAGATATCACCACCGGTCATATCTCTTTGAAAACTTCGGGGCAAGGCGAGGTGGAACTATGA
- a CDS encoding EAL domain-containing protein: protein MHFNTVKNLRLRYLFGLSAIALLVTASYITMHKVISKQRDFAKLVNLAGHQSGLTNRMAYFASLMASTSDESEFNIARSQVGRTIHKMKSAHHDLRNGNPDKNIPMVTNINLKTIYDDPMVGLDMALNRFLERAQEVYDSDMETLTINSVAYIFLTTYGPHALEPLFDAAVEEYENIGHAAILRIEKFEMIVWLAAIATLLIELFFIFRPFESQMKKTLQSLQTSVNQLTSTKQRLLTAQKLALVGDWEFNLKTGRVTWSDQVYDICGVSQENFVVTRKSSMAIVHPEDQVVVNHGFQTLLKTHEAVNIECRILRPDGRERIVFQHIAFLNETENEGERLIGTIQDVTERKKSEDKIKQMALYDSLTGLANRRLIKERLSHAIATSRLNKNYGAVLMLDLDNFKSLNDTRGHNVGDAMLVEAARRVLGCVRKTDTVGRLGGDEFVVVLEFLGSDEGNGVRKTMQIAEKIRVALGREYVLGPEGHIHISTASIGITLFEDSDSNVSDVLKRADVAMYEAKDLGRNQSCFYNESRQALVNSQTEIAHALQRAIDNQELSLYLQPQFLNNGSLCSAEALVRWRPHEGKKMISPETFIPIAENTGLIVPLGEWVLEKACQYLKELETYCLPSMFSIAVNISARQFVDDKFIDKVKAIINKTDVDPGHLRLELTETCLVQDVGRAKVILNQLCAIGFKIELDDFGTGYSSLNSVNDFPLSALKIDRSLIWGIEEKKSKKAIVKAVMAMAKAMGMSTIAEGVETKEQIEFLIKEGCDMFQGFYYARPMSFEDFTTSLSKDYQDNYSGGKCRSNSF from the coding sequence ATGCATTTCAACACAGTAAAAAATTTAAGGCTGCGATACCTTTTCGGGCTCAGCGCCATTGCACTTCTCGTTACCGCCTCATATATCACCATGCATAAGGTCATATCCAAGCAGCGCGATTTTGCAAAACTGGTTAATCTTGCAGGCCACCAATCTGGACTGACTAATAGGATGGCTTATTTTGCAAGCCTAATGGCATCCACTTCAGATGAGTCGGAATTCAATATCGCCCGTTCCCAAGTGGGAAGAACCATTCATAAAATGAAATCTGCCCACCATGATCTGCGAAACGGAAATCCAGATAAAAATATTCCCATGGTCACCAATATCAATCTGAAAACCATATATGACGATCCCATGGTTGGACTTGACATGGCTCTAAACCGTTTTCTGGAGCGGGCCCAGGAGGTTTATGATTCGGATATGGAGACATTGACAATTAATTCTGTCGCATACATTTTTTTGACAACTTACGGCCCTCATGCCCTAGAACCCCTTTTTGATGCTGCTGTTGAAGAATATGAGAATATTGGCCATGCTGCTATTTTAAGAATTGAAAAATTTGAAATGATCGTCTGGCTCGCCGCCATTGCAACCCTTCTCATTGAACTATTTTTTATATTCCGGCCCTTCGAGTCACAGATGAAAAAAACGCTCCAATCCCTTCAAACTTCAGTAAATCAACTGACGAGTACCAAACAACGCCTTTTAACGGCCCAAAAATTAGCCCTTGTCGGTGACTGGGAATTCAATCTAAAAACAGGCAGAGTAACATGGTCGGACCAGGTTTACGACATATGCGGTGTTTCCCAAGAAAATTTTGTGGTTACCCGGAAATCATCCATGGCCATTGTTCATCCAGAAGACCAGGTGGTTGTAAACCATGGGTTTCAAACCCTTCTTAAAACGCATGAAGCCGTGAATATAGAGTGCCGTATACTAAGGCCTGATGGCCGGGAAAGGATTGTATTTCAGCATATCGCCTTTTTAAATGAGACAGAAAACGAAGGTGAAAGACTCATCGGCACGATCCAAGACGTCACTGAGCGGAAAAAGTCAGAAGACAAAATAAAACAAATGGCATTGTATGATTCTTTAACCGGCCTTGCCAACAGACGACTCATCAAAGAACGCCTGTCCCATGCCATTGCAACATCGAGACTGAACAAAAACTACGGTGCGGTGCTGATGCTGGATTTGGATAACTTCAAAAGCCTGAATGACACAAGGGGGCATAATGTAGGCGATGCCATGTTGGTAGAGGCTGCCCGGAGAGTGCTTGGTTGCGTCCGTAAAACAGACACCGTGGGGCGGCTTGGCGGTGACGAATTTGTGGTCGTACTTGAGTTTCTTGGTTCGGATGAGGGAAATGGAGTCCGGAAGACCATGCAGATTGCAGAAAAAATAAGAGTGGCTCTGGGCCGGGAATATGTACTTGGCCCGGAAGGACATATCCATATCAGCACGGCGTCAATCGGCATAACCCTGTTTGAAGATAGCGATTCAAATGTCAGTGATGTGCTAAAAAGAGCTGATGTCGCCATGTATGAAGCAAAGGATTTGGGCCGCAATCAATCCTGTTTCTACAATGAGTCACGCCAGGCACTTGTGAATTCCCAGACCGAGATTGCTCATGCCCTGCAACGCGCGATTGACAATCAGGAATTGTCACTTTACCTGCAACCTCAATTTTTAAACAACGGTAGTTTATGCTCGGCTGAAGCACTGGTCCGCTGGCGGCCCCATGAGGGGAAAAAAATGATATCGCCGGAAACCTTCATCCCCATTGCCGAAAACACCGGATTAATTGTCCCATTGGGAGAATGGGTTCTGGAAAAGGCCTGTCAATATCTCAAGGAATTAGAGACGTATTGTCTGCCGTCCATGTTTTCGATCGCTGTAAACATCAGTGCGCGACAATTTGTGGATGACAAGTTTATCGATAAAGTGAAGGCCATCATCAATAAAACCGATGTTGATCCAGGACACCTTCGGTTAGAATTAACAGAAACATGCCTTGTCCAAGATGTTGGCCGTGCTAAGGTAATATTAAATCAACTGTGTGCTATCGGGTTTAAAATAGAACTTGATGATTTCGGGACCGGGTATTCCTCCTTGAATTCAGTCAATGATTTTCCATTATCGGCTTTGAAAATAGATCGTTCTCTTATCTGGGGGATTGAAGAAAAGAAATCTAAAAAAGCGATTGTTAAGGCAGTAATGGCAATGGCCAAGGCCATGGGTATGAGCACCATTGCAGAGGGTGTTGAAACAAAAGAACAGATTGAATTTCTCATAAAAGAAGGGTGCGATATGTTTCAGGGGTTTTACTATGCTCGCCCCATGTCCTTTGAGGATTTTACCACATCTCTTTCAAAAGACTATCAAGATAATTACTCCGGCGGAAAATGCCGGAGTAATTCATTTTAA